One Campylobacterota bacterium DNA segment encodes these proteins:
- a CDS encoding DUF2018 family protein: MSKYDVLFEDEDDIFGGSPQSKYWDIATQVSEDLYRYDFDEIMTKIAVMEKMLMQQHGEEELDRIVESYAIMNQSEIENHKKSLYMEYAGRLIYKLSD, from the coding sequence ATGTCGAAATACGATGTATTATTTGAAGACGAAGACGATATTTTCGGCGGTTCTCCGCAATCCAAATATTGGGATATTGCCACACAGGTGAGCGAAGATTTGTACCGCTATGATTTTGACGAAATCATGACCAAAATAGCCGTGATGGAAAAGATGCTGATGCAGCAGCATGGAGAAGAGGAGCTCGATCGGATCGTAGAGTCCTACGCGATTATGAACCAGTCCGAAATTGAAAATCATAAAAAAAGTCTCTACATGGAATATGCGGGGCGTCTGATTTACAAACTTTCCGACTGA
- a CDS encoding 2-oxoacid:acceptor oxidoreductase family protein — translation MARTLMRFTGVGGQGVLLAGEIFAAAKIKEGGHGLKTATYTSQVRGGPTVVDITLDDEEIFYPYANDGEIDFMLSVAQASYNLFKNGVTPGGTIVIEPNLVHPTEEDRKKWNIVEIPIITIAKDEIGNVITQSVVALAIANTYMKALDDELLRGVMLSKVPAKVHDVNNKAYDLGKKYALEAMAKKAS, via the coding sequence ATGGCTAGAACATTAATGAGATTTACCGGTGTCGGCGGACAGGGTGTTCTTCTTGCGGGAGAAATTTTCGCTGCGGCTAAAATCAAAGAGGGGGGACACGGTCTTAAAACCGCTACCTATACTTCGCAAGTGCGCGGCGGCCCGACCGTCGTTGACATCACGCTCGACGACGAAGAGATCTTCTACCCGTACGCCAACGACGGCGAGATCGATTTCATGCTCTCCGTTGCCCAGGCGAGCTACAACCTGTTCAAAAACGGGGTAACTCCCGGCGGAACGATCGTTATCGAGCCGAATCTGGTCCACCCGACCGAGGAAGACCGTAAAAAATGGAACATCGTTGAGATCCCCATCATTACGATCGCCAAAGATGAAATCGGTAACGTAATCACCCAGTCGGTTGTCGCACTGGCAATCGCCAATACCTATATGAAAGCGTTGGACGACGAGCTTCTGCGCGGCGTCATGCTCTCGAAAGTACCGGCAAAAGTACACGATGTCAACAACAAAGCGTACGACCTCGGTAAAAAATACGCTCTTGAGGCAATGGCTAAAAAAGCGTCGTAA
- a CDS encoding 2-oxoglutarate ferredoxin oxidoreductase subunit beta — MAFNYDQYLRLEKMPTLWCWGCGDGVILKAVIRAIETCGWKQDDVCVVSGIGCSGRFSSYVDFNTVHTTHGRTVAFATGIKLMHPDKHVICVAGDGDALAIGGNHTIHGCRRNIDIKFIMINNFIYGLTNSQTSPTTPQGMWTVSQKSGNIDPTFNACDLAIAAGASFVARETMLDPKKLEKVLVKGFQHRGFAFFDVMSNCHINLGRKNKMQSAMENLEWIDSITTPLKKWEALSDEEKLNKFPTGILKHDENAREYCDMYEDVKAYHQGKRKAITQDDFAKKI, encoded by the coding sequence ATGGCTTTCAATTACGACCAATATTTACGTTTGGAAAAAATGCCGACACTTTGGTGTTGGGGATGTGGTGACGGTGTTATCCTCAAAGCCGTCATTCGTGCGATCGAAACCTGCGGTTGGAAACAAGACGACGTCTGTGTCGTTTCAGGGATCGGATGTTCGGGACGTTTTTCATCGTACGTTGATTTCAATACCGTTCACACGACGCACGGTCGTACCGTAGCGTTTGCAACGGGGATCAAATTGATGCACCCTGACAAACACGTTATCTGTGTTGCCGGGGACGGTGATGCCTTGGCGATCGGTGGTAACCACACGATTCACGGATGCCGCCGTAACATCGACATCAAATTCATCATGATCAACAACTTCATTTACGGGTTGACCAACTCGCAAACCTCTCCGACGACGCCTCAGGGTATGTGGACGGTGAGCCAGAAATCGGGGAACATCGATCCTACGTTCAACGCATGTGATCTTGCGATCGCTGCGGGTGCTTCATTCGTAGCGCGTGAGACAATGCTTGATCCGAAAAAATTGGAAAAAGTGTTGGTAAAAGGGTTCCAGCACCGCGGCTTCGCATTCTTTGACGTTATGTCAAACTGCCACATCAACCTCGGGCGTAAAAACAAAATGCAAAGCGCGATGGAGAACCTTGAGTGGATCGACAGCATCACGACTCCGTTGAAAAAATGGGAAGCGCTTTCGGATGAAGAAAAACTGAACAAATTCCCGACGGGTATTTTGAAACACGACGAAAACGCTCGCGAATACTGCGATATGTACGAAGATGTCAAAGCGTACCACCAAGGTAAACGTAAAGCGATTACCCAAGACGATTTCGCGAAGAAAATTTAA
- a CDS encoding 2-oxoglutarate synthase subunit alpha: protein MELREVISTGNDLAAEAAVDAGCMFFGGYPITPSSEVMHTISDLLPAVGGVAIQMEDEIAGVACAVGAGMAGVRTMTATSGPGISLKAENLGLAQMAEVPLVVVNVMRGGPSTGLPTRVSQGDVRQAKNPSHGDYRSITLCAGNLAECYTETVRAFNLADRFMQPVFVLLDETIGHMHGKAMIPTPEEVKKGIVPRKVFTGAPEDYRPYGVGPDEPAVLNPMFQGYRYHFTGLHHDAKGFPTEEIETCRKLIQRLEDKVMNHTDELEYNEEFMCDDLEENDVLIIAYGSVSLAAKEAIRHLRADGIKAGLFRPITLWPSPAKRIKHFTDKVKNVLCVELNIRQYTEEVERVSSRLDIHGLYKVNGRAISPYEIVNKVKEII, encoded by the coding sequence ATGGAATTGAGAGAAGTAATTTCAACCGGAAACGATTTGGCGGCTGAAGCGGCGGTAGATGCAGGATGTATGTTTTTCGGAGGATATCCGATTACGCCCTCTTCAGAAGTAATGCACACCATCTCTGATCTGCTTCCGGCAGTCGGCGGTGTCGCGATTCAAATGGAAGACGAAATTGCCGGTGTAGCATGTGCGGTCGGTGCCGGTATGGCGGGTGTCCGTACCATGACGGCAACCTCAGGTCCCGGTATCTCATTGAAAGCGGAAAACCTCGGTCTTGCCCAAATGGCGGAAGTTCCGTTGGTCGTTGTCAACGTTATGCGCGGAGGCCCTTCAACCGGTCTTCCGACTCGTGTATCACAAGGGGACGTGCGTCAGGCCAAAAACCCTTCACACGGTGACTATCGCTCGATCACACTTTGCGCAGGTAACTTGGCGGAGTGTTATACCGAAACGGTTCGTGCGTTCAACTTGGCAGACCGTTTTATGCAGCCGGTATTCGTTCTCTTGGACGAAACGATCGGTCACATGCACGGTAAAGCGATGATCCCGACACCTGAAGAGGTTAAAAAAGGGATTGTTCCGCGTAAAGTATTTACGGGTGCACCTGAAGATTATCGCCCATACGGCGTAGGCCCGGATGAGCCTGCGGTACTTAACCCGATGTTCCAGGGGTACCGCTACCACTTTACGGGATTGCATCATGATGCGAAAGGGTTCCCGACCGAAGAGATCGAAACCTGCCGTAAATTGATTCAACGTCTCGAAGACAAAGTTATGAATCACACCGATGAACTTGAGTACAACGAAGAGTTTATGTGTGACGATCTCGAAGAAAACGACGTTTTGATCATTGCGTACGGTTCGGTTTCACTGGCTGCAAAAGAGGCGATCCGTCACCTCAGAGCCGATGGTATCAAAGCGGGATTGTTCCGCCCGATTACCTTGTGGCCAAGCCCGGCAAAACGGATCAAACATTTCACCGACAAAGTGAAAAACGTATTGTGTGTTGAACTCAACATCCGCCAGTACACCGAAGAAGTAGAGCGTGTTTCAAGCCGTCTTGATATCCACGGTTTGTATAAAGTTAACGGACGGGCAATTTCTCCGTACGAGATCGTTAATAAAGTGAAGGAGATCATCTAA
- a CDS encoding 4Fe-4S binding protein — MSIIKAPENTPVWVDEARCKACDICVSVCPAGVLAMRLEPTSTLGAMIEIVAADACIGCNDCELNCPDFAIFVADKSEYKFAKLSDQAKERAEAIKKNKYMKLSA, encoded by the coding sequence ATGTCAATAATTAAAGCGCCAGAAAACACTCCGGTGTGGGTCGATGAAGCACGATGTAAAGCGTGTGATATCTGTGTATCGGTTTGTCCGGCAGGGGTTTTGGCAATGAGACTCGAACCTACGTCGACATTGGGAGCAATGATTGAGATCGTAGCGGCGGATGCCTGTATCGGGTGTAACGACTGCGAATTGAATTGCCCTGACTTTGCTATCTTTGTAGCGGACAAATCCGAGTACAAGTTTGCAAAACTTTCGGATCAGGCAAAAGAGAGAGCTGAAGCTATCAAGAAAAACAAATACATGAAGCTTAGCGCTTAA
- a CDS encoding heavy-metal-associated domain-containing protein — MRQIFEVANIRCGGCANTITKALEEAGFTGVEIDLSCEPRKVTADIADEAQSAHFKAILRSLGYPLSHETRGFTEDTILKAKSFVSCAVGKIN; from the coding sequence ATGCGCCAGATCTTCGAAGTGGCCAACATTCGTTGCGGCGGCTGCGCCAATACGATTACGAAAGCACTCGAAGAAGCTGGATTTACCGGGGTCGAAATCGACCTCTCGTGCGAGCCTCGCAAAGTAACAGCCGACATCGCTGACGAGGCGCAATCAGCACATTTTAAGGCGATCTTAAGAAGCCTCGGTTATCCTCTGTCCCATGAGACAAGAGGATTTACGGAAGATACGATTCTCAAAGCCAAAAGCTTTGTGTCGTGTGCCGTCGGTAAGATAAATTAG
- the sucD gene encoding succinate--CoA ligase subunit alpha encodes MSILVNKDTKVIVQGFTGKEGSFHAEQCMAYGTKIVGGVTPGKGGQQHLGQPVFNTVDEAVRSTGATVSMIFVPPAFVADAVMEAADAGIELAVIITEGAPVKDMMYAKAYAVKKNMMTIGPNCPGIITADECKIGIMPGFIFKKGNVGLISKSGTLTYESANQVVKEGFGITTAVGIGGDPIIGLSYKQLLPMFEADPETKAIVMIGEIGGDLEIQAAEFIKHNITKPVVAFIAGQTAPKGKRMGHAGAIISGSAGTAQEKMAALEAAGVKVVVSPADIGKAVAEVMGK; translated from the coding sequence ATGTCAATTTTGGTCAACAAAGATACAAAAGTAATCGTACAGGGTTTCACCGGTAAGGAAGGGAGCTTTCACGCCGAGCAGTGCATGGCCTACGGAACCAAAATCGTCGGTGGGGTCACTCCGGGAAAAGGGGGGCAGCAGCATCTCGGACAACCGGTATTCAACACCGTTGACGAAGCGGTCCGCTCTACGGGCGCGACGGTTTCGATGATCTTCGTTCCGCCGGCTTTCGTTGCCGATGCGGTCATGGAAGCCGCCGATGCGGGCATCGAACTGGCCGTCATCATTACCGAAGGGGCACCCGTTAAAGACATGATGTACGCCAAAGCGTATGCCGTCAAGAAAAACATGATGACCATCGGGCCGAACTGCCCCGGTATCATCACCGCCGATGAATGCAAAATCGGGATTATGCCCGGTTTCATTTTCAAAAAAGGGAACGTCGGGCTGATCTCCAAATCAGGAACATTGACGTATGAATCGGCCAACCAGGTCGTCAAAGAAGGTTTCGGTATCACGACGGCAGTCGGTATCGGCGGAGACCCGATCATCGGTCTTAGCTACAAACAGCTTCTTCCGATGTTCGAAGCGGATCCTGAAACAAAAGCGATCGTGATGATCGGTGAGATCGGAGGAGACTTGGAGATCCAGGCCGCCGAGTTCATCAAGCACAACATCACTAAACCGGTTGTTGCGTTCATCGCGGGTCAAACGGCTCCGAAGGGCAAACGTATGGGGCACGCCGGGGCGATCATCTCCGGAAGTGCCGGTACGGCTCAGGAAAAAATGGCAGCCCTCGAAGCGGCCGGCGTCAAAGTCGTCGTTTCTCCGGCCGACATCGGTAAAGCCGTTGCGGAAGTAATGGGAAAGTAA
- the sucC gene encoding ADP-forming succinate--CoA ligase subunit beta: protein MNIHEYQAKELFKKYNVPTPRGHIAFTPDEAVKAAQELGGNIWVVKAQIHAGGRGLGGGVKLAKSTSEVRDLASQILGMTLVTHQTGPEGKLVQKVYIEEGADIKKEYYLGMVLDRASEMPIMMASTEGGMEIEEVAHKSPEKIIKVAIDPLTGFQSFHGRKLAFGLGLPVEEINTFIKFASALYKVYMDHDAEMIEINPLIKTGDGRFLALDAKMGFDNNALYRQSQVNEMRDLSEEEPTEIEAGKYGLSYIKLDGDVGCMVNGAGLAMGTMDTINYEGGKPANFLDVGGGASAETVAKGFEIILKDPNVKAIFVNIFGGIVRCDRVANGILEATKLTKVDVPVIVRLDGTNAEEAADILNNAGISNIVAATDLADGARKAVAAAKGA, encoded by the coding sequence ATGAATATTCACGAATATCAGGCAAAAGAACTATTCAAAAAATACAATGTGCCCACACCGCGCGGACACATCGCTTTCACACCCGACGAAGCGGTCAAGGCCGCTCAGGAACTGGGTGGAAATATCTGGGTCGTCAAAGCGCAGATCCATGCAGGCGGACGCGGCCTCGGCGGCGGTGTCAAACTGGCCAAGTCGACTTCCGAAGTACGTGATCTGGCCAGCCAGATCCTCGGGATGACTCTGGTTACCCATCAGACGGGTCCGGAAGGGAAGCTGGTTCAGAAAGTCTACATCGAAGAGGGTGCGGACATCAAAAAAGAGTACTACCTCGGTATGGTACTCGACCGCGCGTCGGAAATGCCGATCATGATGGCGTCCACCGAGGGCGGTATGGAGATCGAAGAGGTTGCTCACAAATCTCCCGAAAAAATCATCAAAGTTGCGATCGATCCGCTGACAGGCTTCCAGAGCTTCCACGGGCGTAAACTGGCGTTCGGCCTCGGTCTTCCGGTCGAAGAGATCAATACGTTCATCAAATTCGCATCGGCTCTGTACAAAGTGTACATGGACCACGATGCGGAGATGATCGAAATCAACCCGTTGATCAAAACGGGCGACGGGCGTTTCCTTGCGCTGGACGCGAAAATGGGCTTTGACAACAATGCGTTGTATCGCCAGTCTCAAGTCAACGAAATGCGTGACCTGAGCGAAGAAGAGCCAACCGAGATTGAAGCGGGCAAATACGGCCTCAGCTACATCAAACTCGACGGCGACGTAGGGTGCATGGTTAACGGTGCCGGTCTTGCGATGGGTACGATGGATACCATCAACTACGAGGGCGGCAAACCGGCCAACTTCCTCGACGTGGGCGGCGGAGCTTCTGCGGAAACGGTGGCCAAAGGGTTCGAGATTATCCTCAAAGACCCGAACGTCAAAGCGATTTTCGTCAACATCTTCGGGGGAATCGTCCGTTGTGACCGTGTCGCCAACGGTATCCTCGAAGCGACCAAGCTGACCAAAGTCGACGTACCGGTCATCGTCCGTCTGGACGGAACCAACGCCGAAGAGGCAGCCGATATTCTCAACAACGCCGGAATCTCGAACATCGTCGCGGCAACCGACCTCGCCGACGGTGCACGTAAAGCCGTAGCAGCAGCGAAAGGAGCTTAA
- the fumC gene encoding class II fumarate hydratase has protein sequence MSFRIEKDTMGEVRVPNDTYWGAQTQRSLENFQIGEEKMPYEITRAFSFLKKAVALVNCDLGMLSKEKADAIAQAADEMLAGKLDAHYPLVVWQTGSGTQSNMNNNEVLANRATEILGGDYRTQKLVHPNDDVNKSQSSNDTYPTALHVAAVIAVETRLLPAIDHLRKTLIAKSEAFSDIVKIGRTHLQDATPLTLGQEISGWVEMLNKCEKMAKDSLEAVRELALGGTAVGTGLNAHPELGERVAAKLSELTGHKFVTAPNKFHALTSHDALVFAHGALKALAADMMKIANDVRWLSSGPRCGIGEITIPENEPGSSIMPGKVNPTQSEAVTMVACQVMGNDACIGFAASQGNFELNVFKPVIAYNFLQSVRLLADSIVSFNDNCAVGIEPVREQIDAYLNNSLMLVTALNPYIGYENAAKIAKTAHKENSTLKETAVKLGLLTAEEFDKYVVPEEMTKPIA, from the coding sequence ATGAGTTTTCGCATCGAAAAAGATACGATGGGTGAAGTTCGCGTCCCGAACGACACCTACTGGGGAGCGCAGACACAGCGTTCACTCGAAAACTTCCAGATCGGCGAAGAGAAAATGCCCTACGAAATTACCCGGGCTTTTTCGTTTCTGAAAAAAGCGGTTGCCCTGGTCAACTGCGATCTGGGGATGCTTTCCAAAGAAAAAGCCGATGCGATCGCTCAGGCCGCCGATGAAATGCTCGCCGGAAAACTCGATGCCCATTATCCACTTGTGGTATGGCAAACAGGATCGGGTACCCAGTCAAACATGAACAACAACGAAGTTCTGGCCAATCGCGCGACCGAAATTCTCGGCGGCGATTACCGTACCCAGAAGCTGGTTCATCCCAATGACGACGTCAACAAGTCGCAGAGTTCGAACGATACCTATCCGACCGCATTGCACGTCGCGGCGGTCATCGCGGTCGAAACGCGCCTGCTTCCGGCGATTGACCATTTGCGCAAAACGCTGATCGCCAAATCCGAAGCGTTCAGCGACATTGTCAAGATCGGGCGCACCCATCTTCAGGATGCCACTCCGCTGACCCTCGGGCAGGAGATCAGCGGATGGGTCGAAATGCTCAACAAATGCGAAAAAATGGCCAAAGACTCACTGGAAGCGGTTCGTGAACTGGCCCTCGGCGGTACGGCGGTCGGAACAGGTCTCAACGCCCATCCCGAACTGGGTGAACGGGTTGCCGCAAAACTGAGCGAACTGACGGGTCATAAATTTGTCACCGCTCCGAACAAATTCCACGCCCTGACGTCGCACGACGCTCTTGTATTCGCTCACGGCGCCCTTAAGGCGTTGGCGGCAGACATGATGAAAATCGCCAACGACGTCCGTTGGCTCTCATCCGGTCCGCGTTGCGGCATCGGCGAGATCACGATTCCCGAAAACGAGCCGGGTTCATCGATCATGCCGGGTAAAGTCAATCCGACTCAGTCCGAAGCGGTGACAATGGTCGCCTGCCAGGTGATGGGGAATGACGCGTGTATCGGTTTCGCCGCAAGCCAGGGGAATTTCGAACTGAACGTTTTCAAACCGGTCATCGCGTACAACTTTTTGCAGTCGGTACGCCTTTTGGCCGATTCGATCGTATCGTTCAACGACAACTGCGCGGTCGGTATCGAGCCGGTCCGTGAGCAGATCGATGCGTATCTGAACAACTCGTTGATGCTGGTGACCGCGCTCAATCCGTACATCGGGTATGAAAATGCGGCAAAAATCGCCAAAACAGCCCACAAAGAAAATTCCACGCTCAAAGAGACGGCGGTTAAACTCGGCCTTCTCACGGCGGAAGAGTTTGACAAATACGTCGTCCCCGAAGAGATGACAAAACCCATAGCGTAA